CGTGTAGAGCAGGAGGAACTGGTAGCGCAGGTTCTTCGAGAAGGTCGGCCGGATCGGGATCGTGAACTCCTCGCCGCCGTTGTTCGCGTAGATCGCGATCGTGCCGCGGTTGCGGACGACCGCGAGGTCGAGCGCGTTGTTCGGGGCGGGCGCCACCTCGACGGCGATGTCGACGCCGTCCGGGGCGATCGCCAGGATCGCCTCCTCGGCGCCGCCGGCCGTGTAGTCCACGGTGTGGTGCGCGCCGGCGGCCGTCGCGAGGGCGGCCTTCTCGGAACCGCTGATCGTCGTGACCACGGTGGCACCGGACCAGCGGGCCAGCTGGATCGCGGCGTTGCCGACCGCCCCGGCTCCCCCGTGCACGAGCACGACACGGCCGTCCAGGGCGCCCGGCCCGAGGCGCGTGGGGCCGCCGTCGGACGCGGTCAGCGCCCGGTGCGCGGTCACGGCCGGCACGCCGAGGCTGGCGCCGAGGTCGAAGGACGCGTTGTCGGGCAGCGGGACGACCCGCTCGGCCAGCTGGACGGTGTGCTCGCCGGCCGAGCCGTACGCCCGGCCCGACTGCGCCAGCACCAGCCAGACCCGCTGGCCGACCTCCAGCCCCTCGACGCCCTCACCCACCGCGTCGACGACACCGGCGCCGTCCTGGCCGGGGCTGACCTCGTCGTACGCCGGCGTCGCGCCGGCACGGAACTTCCAGTCCGTGGGGTTGACCCCGGCCCGCACCACGCGGACCCGCACCTCGCCCGGACCGGGCTCGGGCAGGTCGCGCTCGACGAGCCGCAGGACGGAGGAGGGACCGGTCTCGGAGTAGACGACTGCACGCATGACGTCGACGCTACCCGGGGCCGGTCAGCCCCGCCCGGGCCCGGCCGCTCAGAGCGCGGAGGCCATCCCGGCGCACGCCTTGAGCCACTGCATCCGGGTGTTCGACGACAGCTGGGCGTAGGGCATCGCGGAGCCGGCGACCAGCGCCGGGTCGTAGGGCACGCGGTAGACCCCGCGGGTGCGCTGCTGGTAGACGTCGACCAGGTCGGCGGCCAGCTTGCTGTCCACCTGCGCGGACGGGTCCGAGAGCACCGTGACGGTCTTGTGCTTGAGGTTCTGGTAGCCCGCGTCCTGCAGCGCGTCGAGCATCCACAGGCCGCTGTAGCCGGTGTCCTCGCGCACCGTGCTGGTCACGACGAGCAGGTCGGCGGCGTCGGCGGCGGCCAGCCAGTTCTCGGCCCGCATGTTGTTGCCGGTGTCGACCAGGATGATCCGGTAGAACCGCTCGAGCAGCTTGTGCACCGCGTTGAAGTCGCCGGCGTGGATCATGCCGGTCACGTCCGGGCGCTCGTCGGAGGCGAGCACGTCGAAGTGTGCGTCGCCCTGGGAGCGCACGAACGCACCGAGGTCGCCGATGCGCGACTGGTAGACGTCGCTGAACTTCTCGAGGTCCTCGAGCAGCTCGCGGGTGGTGTTGCGGTGCGTGCTGCGGGTGCCCCGGATGCCGAGCGTGCCGCGGGTCTCGTTGTTGTCCCAGGCCACGACGCCCCCGCCGCGGACGGTGCCGAAGGTGTAGCCGGCCGCGAGCACGCCGGTGGTCTTGGCCGCGCCGCCCTTGGGGTTGATGAAGGCGATCGTGCGCGGGCCGTCGAAGTCGCGCTGGATCGTCGAGCGGTCCTGCTCGTAGGCCAGCTCGGCCGGGCCCATGCGCGGCTTGATCAGGCCGCCGCTCCAGCGGCGCACGTTGCCGCGCCAGCCCCAGGTCGCCGGGCCGGTCTCCTTGTCCTCGTCGCGCCGGTCGAGGAAGTCGGTGGCGCTCATGAAGCGCCGGACGTCGCCCTCGTCGCCCTGCTGCCCCTGCTGGTCCGCGGTCGGCACCAGGGCCGAGCCCGGCACCACGGCCGGGGACGTCGACACCGGCGGCCGCGGCGGTGCGGGCTGCTGCGCCTGCACCGGCGGCTGGGCCTGGACGGGCGGCTGGGCCGGCTGCTGGGGGTAGAGCTGCGGCACCTCGCGGGTGCCGCCGTCCTCGGGGACCGGCGGCTGGGCGGCCGGCTGGGTGGGCGGCTGCACGGGCGGCTGGGCGGCGGCCTGCGGGGCCGGCGGGGTCCAGCCGGCGGGCGGCGCGGTCGGCCGCTGCCCCGGCAGCGGGTCGGTGAGCGGGTCGCCGTACACGCGCGACTGCGGCGGACCCGAGGGCGGCTGGCCGAGGCGGGCCTGCTGGCCGGCGGCGTAGGCGTTGAGCTCCTCGGGCGTGTAGAGCCGGTCGCTCGTGTCCGAGAGGTCGTGCTCGGCACGGCCGCCCGCGGGGGCGGGGTCCTGCGGCGTCTGGCTCATCGGGGGTCCTCCGTGTGGTGCGTGACGGTGCACTCGCGGTGCAGTGCTGGTCTTCCCACTTCCGGGGCGGCCCACACGCGAACGCGGGGTCGACCTCGGGGCAGGGGCACAGGCTAGTTGGTCGGGTCAGGCGAGGTCGCGGAGCGCGGTCAGGATCGCGCTGTGCAGGGTGGGGAACGCGTAGTGCATCTCGAGCAGCACCGCGACCGGCACCTCGGCGTGCACGGCGGTCGTCAGCAGGCCGACGATCTCGCCGGCGTACGGCGCCACGACCGTGGCCCCGACGAGGATCCCCCGGTCGGCGTCCGCGACCACCTTGACCACGCCCTCCGCGCCGTGGATCCAGCCGCGGCTGGAGTCCGAGACGTCGGAGGTGCCGGTGAGCACCCGGATCCCCGCCTCGCGGGCCTGCTCTTCGGTGAGGCCCACGCCCCCGACCTCGGGGTCGGTGAAGGTCACCCGGGCGACCGCCCGGTAGTCCGCCCACGGGCCGTCCTCGCCGAGCAGGTCGCGGCAGGCGATCCGGGCCTGGTAGGTCGCGACGTGCGTGTAGGCACCCTCGCCGGTGATGTCGCCGAGCGCCCAGAGCCGCTCCCCGGCCCGCATCCGCTCGTCGGTCGCGAGCCGGTCGGCGTCCTCGTCGAGGCCGAGGGTGTCGAGGCCGATGCCGGTGAGGTTGAGGTGCCGGCCCGCGGCGACCAGGACCTGCTCGGCGGTCAGCGTCTCGTCGTCCAGGCGGACGTGGAAGCCGTCGTCGTCGTGGTCGACGCGGCCGACCTCGACCCCGGTGCGCACGGTCACGCCCTCGGCCTCGAGCACCGACCGCACGACGCGGGCGGCCTCCGGCTCGTCCTTGCCGAGCAGCTGGTCGAGCGTCTCGACCAGCGTGACGTCGACGCCGAAGCGCGCGAACACCTGGGCGAGCTCGGCGCCGATCGGCCCACCACCGACCACGACCAGGCTCGCCGGCAGGTCGGTGACAGCGACGACCTCGCGGTTCGTCCAGTACGGCGTGTCCGCCAGCCCGTCGATCGGCAGCACGGCCGGCGCGGTCCCGGTGCCGAGCACGACGCCGCGCCGGGCGACGTACGTCGTGGTGGCGCCGTGCGACGCGACGAGCACCCGTCCGGGTCCGTCGAGCCGGCCGCGGCCGTGCACGACCGTGGCACCGGCCTTCTCCAGGTCGGCGACGTGGTCGTCGTCGGTCCAGTCCGCCGTGACCTCGCGGATCCGGGCCGCGACCGGCGCCCAGTCGGGGCGCACGTCGGCCGCCCCGGCGAACCGCGGCACGCGGCGGGCCTCGGCGAGCACGTCGGAGGCGCGGATCATCAGCTTCGAGGGCGTGCAGCCGTAGAACGGGCACTCGCCCCCGACCAGGTTCTCCTCGATCCCGACCACGTCGAGACCCGCCTCGGCGAGGGTGCGGACGGCCGCGGAGCCACCCGGTCCCAGTCCGATGACCACGACGTCGACCTCGCGCTGGTTCGTCATGCCCGCCAGCCTGTCATCCCCCCGGTGACGGCGAGGGCCGCGTCAGCGCGCCATGTAGCGGGCGCGGGCGAAGCAGAACAGCCCGTAGCACCCGATGCCGATGCCCATCAGGATCAGCAGCACCTGGCCGAACGGCTGCTGCAGGACCTTGTGCAGCGCCGTGTCCAGCCCACCGGACTTGCCGGCCTCGTGCGTGATGCCGGCGTAGGCGAACAGGCCGCCGACGATCACGGTGGCGATGCCCTTGGCCATGTAGCCGGCCTTGCCGAACCAGATGTACGCCGTGCCGGCGTCGCCGCTGGTGCCCTCGGCGGTGAGGTTCTCGCGGAACTTCTCGGTCCAGGCGCGGACCATCAGGCTGATGCCGTAGCCGATGATCGCGAGGCCGACGACGGTGATGATGAACTGGCCACCGGGCCAGTTCATGACCGTCGCGGTGGTGTCCCCGGAGCTGCCCTTCTTCTTGCCGCCGCCGCCGCTGCCGACCGCGATCTTGAGCGCGCTGAACGCGATGGCACCGTAGATGACGGCCTTGCCGACGTCGACGGCCTTCTTGCGCGCCTTCTTGCCGCCGTCCTCCTCCTGGTGGCCCAGCGCCGCGTCGAGCAGCTTCCAGATCACCAGCAGGACCATCCCGAGCGCGACCAGCCACACCAGGAGCTTGCCGAAGCCCTGCTGCGCCAGCTGGTGCAGCGCTCCCGTGCTGCTCGCCTTGCCGGAGCTCTCGCCCAGGGCCAGCTGGATCGCCAGCCAGGCGATCACGAGGTGCACGACGCCGTACACGACCATGCCGAAGCGGATCCCCCGGTCGACCCACTCGTTGTTCTGCGCGCGTCGGCCCGCGGCCTCGGCGCTGCTCTTCATGTCTCCCATGCCGCTGACCCTAAGGCGTCCGGGGTCGGCGGTGCGTCAGGCGAGCTCGCCCAGCGCCGTCTCGATCGCGCGGTGGAAGGTCGGGTAGGCGTAGATCATCGAGCGCAGCGTGTCGGTCGGCACCGCGGCGTGCACGGCCACCGCGAGGAAGCCGAGGATCTCGCCGCCGGCCGGTCCGACCGCGGTCGCGCCCACGAGCACCCCGCGGTCGGCGTCCTCGACCACCTTGACCAGGCCCGTGGCCCCCGGTCCGTGGGTGAAGCCGCGCGACGACTGCTCCAGGGGCGTGCTCCCGACCCGGACGGTCAGTCCGGCGTCGCGGGCCTGCTGCTCGGTCATGCCGACGCCGCCGACCTCGGGATCGGTGAAGGTGGCGTGCGGGACGGCGTGGTATGCAGCCGGCGGGCCGTCCTGGCCGAGGACGTCGCGCAGCGCGATCGCCGACTGGTACATCGACACGTGGGTGAAGGCGCCCTTGCCGGTCACGTCGCCGATCGCCCAGAGCCTGTCCCCCGCACGCATCCGCTCGTCGACCTCGACGGTGCGGGCGGTCGGGTCGAGGCCGACCGTCTCGAGGCCGACGTCGTCGAGGTTCGGGGTGCGGCCCGCGGCGACGAGCAGCTTGTCGGCGACCACCTGCTGGTCGCCGTCGTCCCCGTCGAGGGTCAGCGTGAAGGCGCCGTCGGCGTAGGAGACCGCGCTCAGCTCGACCCCGGTCAGCACCCGGATCCCCTCGTGGGCGAACACGTCGGCGAGCAGCGCCGAGGCCTCGGGCTCGTTGGCGGGGATCAGCCGCGGCCCGTGCTGGACGACGGTCACCCGGACGCCGAAGCGCGCGAAGACCTGGGCCAGCTCGCAGCCGATCGGGCCGCCCCCGACGACCGCCAGGGAGCCGGGCAGCTCGGTGACGCGGACCGCGTCGCGGTTGGTCCAGTACGGCGTGTCCGCGAGCCCGTCGACCGGGAGCTGCGCCGGGCGGGTGCCCGGGTTGAGCACGACGCCGCGGCGGGCGGCGTACGTCGTGGTGGTGCCGTCCGGGAGCTCGACCGCGACCCGGCCGGTGCGGGCGAGGCGCGCGACGCCGTGGTGCACGGTCGCGCCGGCGTCCGCGAGCCGGTCGACCGCGATGGTGTCGTCCCAGCCGGTCGTGGCCTCCTCGTCGATGCGCTTCGCGACCGGCGCCCACGACGGGGTGACCGTCACGTCCCCGGCGAGCTGCGCGACGCGACCGGCCTCGGCCAGGGCGTCGGCGGCGCGCACCATCATCTTCGAGGGGATGCAGCCGTAGTACGGGCACTCACCGCCGACGAGGTGCTTGTCGACGACGACCACCTCGAGCCCCGCCTTCGCTGCTCCCGTGGCCAGGGCCTCGCCCCCGGGTCCTGCGCCGATCACGACCAGGTCGACCTCGATGTCCTCGCTCATGGCCCCAGCATGGCCGAGGGGTCAAGCGCGTGGTGCCGCCGGCGTACGTCTCAGGCGGTGTGCGTGGCCTTGTCGCGCTGCACGGCGCCGAGGACGCCGTTGACGAAGGCCGGCGACTCGTCGGTCGACAGCTCGCGCACGAGCGTCATCGCCTCGCTGACGGCGACGGCGTCCGGGACGTCGTCGGCGTACAGCAGCTCGTAGACGCCGAGCCGCAGCACGTTGCGGTCCACGGCCGGCATCCGCTCGAGCGTCCAGCCCTCGGAGAACGAGCGCAGCAGCTCGTCGATGCGGGCCTGGTGCTCGACGACGCCGCGCACCAGCACGGCGGTGTAGTCGTGGGTCGGTCCCTCACCGTCGGCGATGGCGCGGTCGAGCGCGACGACCGCGCTCTCCGAGCGGAGCTCGGAGGCGAAGAGGACGTCGAGGGCGCGCTTGCGGGCCTTGGTGCGAGCACTCATCAGGACTTGACGCGGCCCATGTAGGACGAGTCGCGCGTGTCGACCTTGACCTTCTCGCCCTGGTTGATGAACAGCGGCACCTGGATCTCGTGACCGGTCTCCAGGGTGGCCGGCTTGGTGCGGCCGGTGGCCGAGTCGCCGGCCAGGCCGGGCTCGGTGAAGGTGATGACCAGCTCGACCGAGGCGGGCAGCTCGACGAAGAGCACCCGGCCCTCGTTGGTCGCGACCACGACCTCCTGGTTCTCGAGGAGGAAGTTGGCGTTGCCGCCGAGGATCTCGGGGGTCACCTCGAGCTGCTCGTAGCTCTGCACGTCCATGAAGACGTACGACGAGCCGTCGTTGTAGAGGTACTGCATCGAGCGACGGTCGACCGTGGCGGTCTCGACCTTGGTGCCGGCGTTGAAGGTCTTGTCGACGGTCTTGTTCGACTCGACGTTCTTCAGCTTGGTGCGCACGAACGCGGGGCCCTTGCCCGGCTTCACGTGCTGGAACTCCACGACGGCCCAGAGCTGACCGTCGATGTTGAGAACCATGCCGTTCTTGAGGTCGTTGGTCGATGCCATGCGCGCGTGTCAGCCTTCGTGTCGTCAGATCGGGGACGTCGCCCCAGGACCTCGCTACGGGGTCCGGGCAACAGCCGCCGAGTCTATCGCCAGACTCACTCAAACTCCCAGACGACCTGCACCGTCACGCCCAGGTCGTCCTTGCCCGCCCGGATCGGCACCGGCAGCGCCGCCGCGGCCCGGTCCATCAGGCCGTTGAGCTCGTAGGTGTTCGTGAGCGCCGAGCGGTTGCTCGTGGTGACCTCCTTGAGGGTCAGCACGTCCCCGAGGTCCTGGCCGGCGGCGGCGGCGTACTGCTCGGCCTTGGCGGTCGCCGCCTTCACCGCGGCGGCCCGGGCCTTCGCCATCACCGCGTCGGGGTCGCCGACCTGCAGCCGGATGTCGTTGACCCGCACCGCGTTGCCGCCCGCCGCGACGGCGGCGCTGACCGCCTTGCCGCCCTGCTTCAGGTCCTTCACGAGCACCCGCGCCCGCTGGTTGACCTTGTAGCCGCGGAGCGTGGGCGGGCCGTAGGAGTGGTAGTCGTAGACCGGGTACATCGACAGTCCCGTCGTCTGCACGTCGGCCTTCGCCACGCCGTACGCCGTCAGCGAGCCGAGCACGCGGTCCATGGTCCGGCTGGCGTCGGCCAGCGCCGTCTCGAGGTCGTCGCGCGTGGCGCCCACCGCCAGCGCGAAGCTCAGCTCGTCCGGCACCGCGCTGGCCTCGCCCTTGCCGACCATCGTCAGCGTCCGGGCCTGAGCCGCGGTCGTGCCCGCGGCGGCCGGTGCCGCGAGCGGCTGCCCCGCCGCCTGCGCCGGCGCGGCTCCCCCGTCGTTCCCCAGCAGGTAGGCGACCACCAATGCCAGGAGCACCAGACCCGCCAGCAGCACGCTCTTCACGCTCACCGTCATCGTCGAGTTCATGGGGCTGGGACGGCCGCCGTCGCCGGCGGGTTCCGCCGAGTCGGCGCATCTGCAGACGCGGGAGGGTCCTCAGCGGGGCTCGCACACGCAGAGCTGGAGCGGCGAGGCTCCGTCGAACGGCGTGCCCGACCAGTCGCCGTACCTGCTGACGAGCCGCAGGCCGCCGAGCTCCAGCAGCAGCGGCAGCTCCTGCGGGAAGATGCTCCGGAGCTCCAGAGGGGCGACCACGACCGCCGGGTCGGTGTCGGTCGACAGGTGCCAGGTGCCGCGCGTCACTTGGGCGAGCGCGTCGTACGTCTCCGCCACCTCGACCCGCACCCGGCCCAGGTCCGGGTCGGTGAACGAGAGCGACTCCCGGTTGCGACGCACGCCGTCGGCCTCCGCCAGCATCCGCACGCTCGGGTTGAACACGTCGAGGACGAGGCGTCCCCCGGGTGCGAGGTGGCGCCGGACGGACGCGAGGCAGCTCACGAGGTCGTCAGCCTCGAGCAGGTGCAGCAGGGAGTTGGCCGCGATGACCACGAGGTCGAACGTGCGGCCCAGGTCGAAGGCCGTCATGTCCCCCTGCACCCACTCGAGCACGACACCGTGCTCGTCCGCCTTGCGACGGGCCTCGGCCAGCATCGACGCGGACAGGTCCAGGCCCACGCACGAGCTCCCGTCGGCGGCGATGGGGATCAGCTTGTGCCCGGTGCCGCAGCCGAGCTCGAGCACCCGGCCTCCCGACCCGGCCGCCTGGGCGCGATAGAACTCCACCGAGGCACCGCCGCCCGGGAACATCAGGTCGTAGAGCCGCGCCTCTGCGTAGAACGCTTCCTCCACCACGACGTGTGCTCCTGTTCGACGGCTCCGCAGGCAGGCTCCTGCACCAGGACTACATCACGGGCTGGGGTGCGGCGCCGGCACGACGCACGCGACCCCGAGTCGGCGCGTCTGCAGACGCCAGTTTCTGCAGATGCGCCGACTCGGCGGTCCTGGGAGCTGCAGATGCGCCGACTCGGCGGGCTCAGGAGCGGGCGACGACCTCGAGGGCCAGGCGGTAGCCCTCGACGCCGTGCCCGGCGATCACCTCGACGGCGTGCGGGGTGACCACCGAGGTGTGGCGGAACTCCTCGGGCCGCTGGAGCGGCTCGGAGAGGTGCACCTCGACGAGCGGGGCGACGAGCTGGGAGCAGGCGTCGTACAGCGCGTAGGAGTAGTGGGTCCAGGCGCCGGCGTTGAGGACGACCGGGACGACGTCGTCGGCGGCGGCGTTGAGCCAGTCGAGCAGGTCGCCCTCGTGGTTGGTCTGGCGCACCTCGACCTCGAGCCCGAGGTCGGCGCCCCAGGTGACGCACCGGTGCGCGAGCTCGGCGTGGGTGGTGGTGCCGTAGATCTCGGGCTGGCGGCGGCCGAGGCGACCGAGGTTCGGCCCGTTGAGCACCAGCACCCGCCGCGGCGTGCTCACGCGCGCCCGCCCACGAGGACGTCGAAGGCGCTGCGGAGGTCGACCTCCGACGGCCCGGCGAGCACGGTCGGCACCGCGAGGTCGGAGAGCACGACGAAGCGCAGCTGCGAGCCGCGGGTCTTCTTGTCCACCTTCATGGCGGCGTGCAGCTCGTCGAAGGAGGCGCCGTCGTACGTCGTGGGCAGGCCGACCCGCGCGAACGCCGCGTGGTGCCGCGCGACGATCTGGGGCGCGAGGGTGCCGGCCCGGCTGGCCAGCTCGGCGACATAGACGCAGCCGAGCGCCACCGCCTCGCCGTGCCGGATGCCGTAGTTCTCGGCGCGCTCGATCGCGTGCGCCATCGTGTGGCCGTAGTTGAGGACCTCGCGTCCGGGGTGGCCGCCGAAGCCGCCGGTCTCCTTGAGGTCGGCCACCACGACGTCGATCTTGACGCGGATCGCGCGCTCCACGAGCTCGCGCAGGACGGGCGAGTCCGCGGTCAGCGTCTCGGGATCGGTGGTCTCGACCAGCTCGAGGATCCGGGGGTCGGCGATGAAGCCGCACTTGACCACCTCGCCGAGCCCGGCGACGAGCTCGGGGCGCGGCAGCGTGGCCAGCGTGGCGAGGTCACAGAGCACGCCGGCGGGCTCGTGGAAGGAGCCGACCAGGTTCTTGCCGCTGCGCGTGTTGACGCCGGTCTTGCCGCCCACGGCCGCGTCGACCATGGCCAGCAGCGTGGTCGGCACGTGCACGACCCGGACGCCGCGCAGCCAGGTCGCGGCGACGAACCCGCCGAGGTCGGTGGTGGCGCCGCCGCCGAAGGTCACGATCGCGTCGGAGCGGGTGAATCCCGCCTCGCCGAGCGCGTCCCAGCACGCCACGGCCACCGCGGCGCCCTTGGCGCGCTCCCCGTCGGGGATGGGCAGCACCATGACGTCGTACGCCGCCGCGAGCGAGTCCAGGACGGGTCGGACCAGGTCGCCGAGCGCGTCGGAGAAGACCACGGCGACCCGCTGGACGCCGACGCCGAGCATGCCGGGCAGCCGCTCGGCGAGGTCGCTGCCGACCACGACGTCGTACGGCGACGCTCCGCCCACCGAGAGCACGGTGTCGTTCATGCGAGCCCCTCCCTGATCTCCCTCGCGACATCCTCGGGGGTGCGCCCATCGGTGTCCACGACCAGCATGGCGACCGAGGCGTACACCGGGGCGCGTTCGTCGAGAAGGGCCTTGATCCGGGAGCGGACGTTGCCCAGCAGCAGGGGCCGGCCGGTGCCGAGGCCGACCCGCTTCACCGCGTCGGCGAGCCCGACGCGGAGGAAGACCACGCGGTGCCCGGCGAGCAGCGCCCGGGTGTCGGGGTCGAGCACGGCGCCGCCGCCGAGCGACAGCACGCCGTCGTGCTCGGCCAGGGCCGCGGCGACCGCGGCCTTCTCGAGCGACCGGAAGTGCGCCTCGCCGGGGTCGAGGAAGATGTCGGCGATCTCCCGGCCCTCGGCGGCGACGATGTCGGCGTCGGTGTCGCGGGCGGCCACGCCCCACTCACGGGCCAGCAGGCCGGCCACCGTGGACTTGCCGGCTCCCGGCGCTCCGACGAGGACGGCGCGCGGGGCGCCGGTCACCGGAACCTCAGCGTGTCCAGGTAGCTCTGGTGGTTGCGGCGGGTCTCGGCCACGGAGTCGCCGCCGAACTTCTCCAGCACGGCGTCGGCCAGCACCAGCGCGACCATCGCCTCGGCGACGATGCCGGCGGCGGGAACCGCGCAGACGTCGGAGCGCTGGTGGTTCGCGACGGCTTCCTCACCGGTCGCGACGTCGACGGTGCGGAGCGCCCGCGGGACGGTCGCGATCGGCTTCATCGCGGCCCGCACGCGCAGCACCTCACCGGTGGTCATGCCGCCCTCGGTGCCGCCGGAGCGGCCGCTGACCCGACGGATGCCGTCGGCGGTGGGGACGATCTCGTCGTGCGCCTTCGAGCCGGGGGTGGCCGCGAGCTCGAAGCCGTCGCCGACCTCGACGCCCTTGATCGCCTGGATGCCCATCAGGGCGCCGGCCAGCCGCGAGTCGAGGCGGCGGTCCCAGTGCACGTGCGAGCCGAGGCCCGGCGGCAGGCCGTGGACGACGACCTCGACGACGCCGCCGAGGGTGTCGCCGTCGGTGTGCGCCTGGTCGATCGCGGCGACCATCGCGGCCGCGGCGTCGCGGTCCAGGCAGCGGACCGGGTCCTCGTCGAGGCGGGCCACGTCGTCGGGCTCGGGCCACAGGCCGGCCGGGGCGCGGACGCCGCCGAGCTCGATCACGTGCGACACGATCCGGGCGCCGACGGCCTGCTCGAGGAAGTTGCTGGCCACACGGCCGAGCGCCACGCGTGCGGCGGTCTCGCGGGCGGAAGCGCGCTCGAGGACCGGGCGGGCCTCCTGGAAGTCGTACTTCTGCATGCCGGCCAGGTCGGCGTGGCCGGGGCGCGGACGGGTCAGGGCGGCGTTGCGGGCCAGCGCCTCGAGCTCGACCGGGTCCACGGGGTCGGCCGACATGACCTTCTCCCACTTGGGCCACTCGGTGTTGCCAACCTCGATCGCCACCGGACCACCCATGGTCCGGCCGTGGCGGATGCCGCCGGTGAGGGTGACCTCGTCCTGCTCGAACTTCATCCGGGC
The Nocardioides luti genome window above contains:
- a CDS encoding dihydrolipoyl dehydrogenase family protein, translated to MSEDIEVDLVVIGAGPGGEALATGAAKAGLEVVVVDKHLVGGECPYYGCIPSKMMVRAADALAEAGRVAQLAGDVTVTPSWAPVAKRIDEEATTGWDDTIAVDRLADAGATVHHGVARLARTGRVAVELPDGTTTTYAARRGVVLNPGTRPAQLPVDGLADTPYWTNRDAVRVTELPGSLAVVGGGPIGCELAQVFARFGVRVTVVQHGPRLIPANEPEASALLADVFAHEGIRVLTGVELSAVSYADGAFTLTLDGDDGDQQVVADKLLVAAGRTPNLDDVGLETVGLDPTARTVEVDERMRAGDRLWAIGDVTGKGAFTHVSMYQSAIALRDVLGQDGPPAAYHAVPHATFTDPEVGGVGMTEQQARDAGLTVRVGSTPLEQSSRGFTHGPGATGLVKVVEDADRGVLVGATAVGPAGGEILGFLAVAVHAAVPTDTLRSMIYAYPTFHRAIETALGELA
- a CDS encoding class I SAM-dependent methyltransferase is translated as MVEEAFYAEARLYDLMFPGGGASVEFYRAQAAGSGGRVLELGCGTGHKLIPIAADGSSCVGLDLSASMLAEARRKADEHGVVLEWVQGDMTAFDLGRTFDLVVIAANSLLHLLEADDLVSCLASVRRHLAPGGRLVLDVFNPSVRMLAEADGVRRNRESLSFTDPDLGRVRVEVAETYDALAQVTRGTWHLSTDTDPAVVVAPLELRSIFPQELPLLLELGGLRLVSRYGDWSGTPFDGASPLQLCVCEPR
- a CDS encoding SIMPL domain-containing protein, which codes for MSVKSVLLAGLVLLALVVAYLLGNDGGAAPAQAAGQPLAAPAAAGTTAAQARTLTMVGKGEASAVPDELSFALAVGATRDDLETALADASRTMDRVLGSLTAYGVAKADVQTTGLSMYPVYDYHSYGPPTLRGYKVNQRARVLVKDLKQGGKAVSAAVAAGGNAVRVNDIRLQVGDPDAVMAKARAAAVKAATAKAEQYAAAAGQDLGDVLTLKEVTTSNRSALTNTYELNGLMDRAAAALPVPIRAGKDDLGVTVQVVWEFE
- a CDS encoding MinD/ParA family ATP-binding protein; this translates as MSQTPQDPAPAGGRAEHDLSDTSDRLYTPEELNAYAAGQQARLGQPPSGPPQSRVYGDPLTDPLPGQRPTAPPAGWTPPAPQAAAQPPVQPPTQPAAQPPVPEDGGTREVPQLYPQQPAQPPVQAQPPVQAQQPAPPRPPVSTSPAVVPGSALVPTADQQGQQGDEGDVRRFMSATDFLDRRDEDKETGPATWGWRGNVRRWSGGLIKPRMGPAELAYEQDRSTIQRDFDGPRTIAFINPKGGAAKTTGVLAAGYTFGTVRGGGVVAWDNNETRGTLGIRGTRSTHRNTTRELLEDLEKFSDVYQSRIGDLGAFVRSQGDAHFDVLASDERPDVTGMIHAGDFNAVHKLLERFYRIILVDTGNNMRAENWLAAADAADLLVVTSTVREDTGYSGLWMLDALQDAGYQNLKHKTVTVLSDPSAQVDSKLAADLVDVYQQRTRGVYRVPYDPALVAGSAMPYAQLSSNTRMQWLKACAGMASAL
- a CDS encoding type II 3-dehydroquinate dehydratase yields the protein MSTPRRVLVLNGPNLGRLGRRQPEIYGTTTHAELAHRCVTWGADLGLEVEVRQTNHEGDLLDWLNAAADDVVPVVLNAGAWTHYSYALYDACSQLVAPLVEVHLSEPLQRPEEFRHTSVVTPHAVEVIAGHGVEGYRLALEVVARS
- a CDS encoding DUF1206 domain-containing protein, with protein sequence MGDMKSSAEAAGRRAQNNEWVDRGIRFGMVVYGVVHLVIAWLAIQLALGESSGKASSTGALHQLAQQGFGKLLVWLVALGMVLLVIWKLLDAALGHQEEDGGKKARKKAVDVGKAVIYGAIAFSALKIAVGSGGGGKKKGSSGDTTATVMNWPGGQFIITVVGLAIIGYGISLMVRAWTEKFRENLTAEGTSGDAGTAYIWFGKAGYMAKGIATVIVGGLFAYAGITHEAGKSGGLDTALHKVLQQPFGQVLLILMGIGIGCYGLFCFARARYMAR
- the efp gene encoding elongation factor P; this encodes MASTNDLKNGMVLNIDGQLWAVVEFQHVKPGKGPAFVRTKLKNVESNKTVDKTFNAGTKVETATVDRRSMQYLYNDGSSYVFMDVQSYEQLEVTPEILGGNANFLLENQEVVVATNEGRVLFVELPASVELVITFTEPGLAGDSATGRTKPATLETGHEIQVPLFINQGEKVKVDTRDSSYMGRVKS
- a CDS encoding dihydrolipoyl dehydrogenase family protein, with product MTNQREVDVVVIGLGPGGSAAVRTLAEAGLDVVGIEENLVGGECPFYGCTPSKLMIRASDVLAEARRVPRFAGAADVRPDWAPVAARIREVTADWTDDDHVADLEKAGATVVHGRGRLDGPGRVLVASHGATTTYVARRGVVLGTGTAPAVLPIDGLADTPYWTNREVVAVTDLPASLVVVGGGPIGAELAQVFARFGVDVTLVETLDQLLGKDEPEAARVVRSVLEAEGVTVRTGVEVGRVDHDDDGFHVRLDDETLTAEQVLVAAGRHLNLTGIGLDTLGLDEDADRLATDERMRAGERLWALGDITGEGAYTHVATYQARIACRDLLGEDGPWADYRAVARVTFTDPEVGGVGLTEEQAREAGIRVLTGTSDVSDSSRGWIHGAEGVVKVVADADRGILVGATVVAPYAGEIVGLLTTAVHAEVPVAVLLEMHYAFPTLHSAILTALRDLA
- the nusB gene encoding transcription antitermination factor NusB, coding for MSARTKARKRALDVLFASELRSESAVVALDRAIADGEGPTHDYTAVLVRGVVEHQARIDELLRSFSEGWTLERMPAVDRNVLRLGVYELLYADDVPDAVAVSEAMTLVRELSTDESPAFVNGVLGAVQRDKATHTA
- a CDS encoding NADPH:quinone reductase, whose amino-acid sequence is MRAVVYSETGPSSVLRLVERDLPEPGPGEVRVRVVRAGVNPTDWKFRAGATPAYDEVSPGQDGAGVVDAVGEGVEGLEVGQRVWLVLAQSGRAYGSAGEHTVQLAERVVPLPDNASFDLGASLGVPAVTAHRALTASDGGPTRLGPGALDGRVVLVHGGAGAVGNAAIQLARWSGATVVTTISGSEKAALATAAGAHHTVDYTAGGAEEAILAIAPDGVDIAVEVAPAPNNALDLAVVRNRGTIAIYANNGGEEFTIPIRPTFSKNLRYQFLLLYTLGRDLVDAAAADINAAVAAGALRVGDEAGVPLHHFPLADAAAAHDAVEGGAVGKVLLEVGDADPA